One Corynebacterium efficiens YS-314 DNA segment encodes these proteins:
- a CDS encoding sensor histidine kinase: protein MRSHALLLVAYVLLVAGLGWLSVEAPPHVIPIWVIPVLACAGVPTLMGCRRYPRYSFAAALVITLVSCAIGTLAEAFIVLSMLYLAGARRSARAAWLAFATVVVVGVLGAFILARRLATGPSLWGTVVSTTDRDLLLDWGNNYVIISVTALVVTLMGINIGHRRRHVAALVQWAQQAERERDQQALITSAEERERIAREMHDVIAHSLAVMIAMADGAHATAVHRPEVAKQAMGRVADVGRRTLDEVRRLLGSVQGEPPPDASRLQALSEEFAQAGLPVHLTVVGDPPQDGVLGLTIYRIVQESLTNVLRHAHDPHGATVDITWTEEMVEITVEDDSAPVATQGHPGRGLLGIRERVALYDGHVTTGPRPEGGWRVHARLHTQNIH, encoded by the coding sequence GTGCGATCCCATGCTCTGTTGCTGGTGGCGTATGTGCTGCTGGTGGCGGGGCTGGGGTGGTTGTCGGTGGAGGCACCTCCACATGTCATACCGATCTGGGTGATCCCGGTGCTGGCCTGCGCAGGGGTCCCCACGCTGATGGGATGCCGGCGGTATCCCCGGTATTCCTTCGCCGCCGCCCTGGTGATCACGTTGGTGTCCTGTGCCATAGGTACGCTCGCCGAGGCATTCATCGTGTTGTCCATGCTGTATCTGGCAGGGGCCCGAAGAAGTGCGCGAGCCGCATGGTTAGCGTTTGCCACAGTGGTGGTGGTCGGGGTGCTCGGGGCGTTCATCCTCGCCAGGCGTCTGGCAACCGGGCCCTCTCTCTGGGGAACCGTTGTCTCCACCACCGATCGGGATCTCCTCCTCGACTGGGGAAACAACTATGTCATCATCAGTGTCACAGCCCTGGTGGTGACACTGATGGGTATCAACATCGGACACCGCCGTCGTCATGTGGCCGCGCTGGTGCAGTGGGCACAACAGGCGGAGCGCGAACGCGACCAGCAGGCGCTGATCACCAGCGCCGAGGAACGTGAACGCATCGCCCGTGAGATGCATGATGTGATCGCGCACAGTCTGGCCGTCATGATCGCCATGGCAGATGGTGCTCATGCCACCGCTGTGCACCGCCCGGAGGTCGCGAAACAGGCGATGGGGCGGGTAGCTGATGTCGGGCGTCGGACCCTGGATGAGGTACGCCGGCTCCTTGGTTCGGTACAGGGGGAACCCCCACCGGATGCCTCCCGGTTGCAGGCCCTGAGCGAAGAATTCGCCCAGGCGGGTCTGCCGGTACATCTCACGGTCGTAGGGGACCCTCCACAGGATGGGGTACTCGGGCTCACGATCTACCGGATCGTGCAGGAATCGCTGACCAACGTTCTACGTCATGCCCATGACCCCCATGGGGCGACCGTGGACATCACCTGGACGGAGGAGATGGTGGAGATCACGGTGGAGGACGACTCCGCACCCGTTGCCACGCAGGGGCATCCGGGCAGGGGATTGCTCGGGATCCGGGAGCGGGTGGCGCTCTACGATGGGCACGTGACCACCGGACCCCGGCCAGAGGGCGGCTGGCGCGTCCATGCACGGTTGCATACTCAGAATATCCACTAG
- a CDS encoding response regulator yields the protein MAETIRILLVDDQELIRYGFRLVLETEPDLEVVGEAGDGTTARQLASTLRPDVILMDVRMPGIDGIETTRQILTDLPTTRILVLTTYDRDEFAFGALRAGAAGFLLKNTRPVELTAAIRTVHAGDAVVSPRITAKLIEVALPQLNQGVPPTEQDPELDRLTEREREVFVLVGRGYTNPEIAQALHLSESTVKTHFGRVLMKLGLTSRVQAVIRAYELGLVG from the coding sequence ATGGCTGAGACAATCCGTATCCTGTTGGTCGATGACCAGGAGCTCATCCGCTATGGATTCCGCCTGGTACTGGAAACCGAACCGGATCTCGAGGTGGTGGGAGAAGCAGGGGATGGGACCACTGCCCGACAGCTCGCCTCCACACTGCGCCCGGATGTGATCCTCATGGATGTGCGGATGCCCGGAATCGACGGGATTGAAACTACCCGGCAGATTCTCACTGACCTGCCCACCACCCGGATACTGGTGCTCACCACCTATGACCGGGATGAATTCGCTTTCGGTGCCCTGCGCGCCGGGGCAGCCGGATTCCTGTTGAAAAACACCCGCCCTGTGGAACTGACCGCCGCCATCCGAACGGTCCATGCCGGCGATGCCGTAGTCTCCCCACGGATCACCGCGAAACTGATCGAGGTGGCCCTGCCACAGCTGAACCAGGGTGTTCCCCCCACCGAACAGGATCCAGAGCTGGATCGCCTGACGGAACGCGAGCGGGAGGTTTTTGTCCTGGTGGGGAGGGGATACACCAACCCCGAGATCGCGCAGGCGTTACACCTGAGCGAATCGACGGTGAAAACCCACTTCGGCAGGGTGCTGATGAAATTGGGATTGACCAGCCGGGTCCAGGCCGTCATCAGAGCCTATGAGCTGGGATTGGTGGGTTAA
- the lysE gene encoding L-lysine exporter: MEIFVTGLLLGASLLLAIGPQNVLVIKQGIKREGITAVIIVCLLSDVVLFTLGTLGVGLISDTAPIILDILRWCGIAYLLWFAVMAARDALRARTEVTFVEHSEPVAAASASGGGVTTKQRPRLRITSGTRQVWVRPMLMAIVLTWLNPNAYLDAFVFIGGVGAQYGETGRWIFAAGAFAASLVWFPLVGYGAAALSRPLSSPRVWRWINIGVAVVLTGLAVKLILMG; this comes from the coding sequence ATGGAAATCTTTGTCACCGGTTTGTTGTTGGGAGCCAGTCTGCTGTTGGCCATCGGCCCACAGAATGTCCTGGTGATCAAACAGGGCATCAAACGCGAGGGCATCACGGCCGTCATCATCGTCTGTCTGCTGTCCGACGTGGTCCTGTTCACCCTCGGCACCCTCGGGGTCGGCCTGATCTCCGACACCGCCCCGATCATTCTCGACATCCTGCGCTGGTGCGGCATCGCCTACCTGCTGTGGTTCGCGGTGATGGCGGCGCGCGACGCCCTGCGCGCCCGCACCGAGGTAACCTTTGTCGAGCATTCCGAACCCGTTGCGGCAGCGTCCGCCTCCGGCGGGGGCGTGACGACGAAACAACGACCCCGGCTCCGCATCACATCAGGCACCCGGCAGGTCTGGGTCAGGCCCATGCTCATGGCCATTGTGCTGACCTGGCTCAATCCCAATGCCTACCTGGATGCCTTCGTCTTCATCGGTGGTGTCGGAGCCCAGTACGGGGAGACCGGTCGGTGGATCTTCGCTGCGGGTGCCTTCGCCGCCAGCCTGGTCTGGTTCCCACTGGTCGGTTACGGCGCGGCCGCACTGTCGCGTCCCCTGTCCAGCCCGCGGGTCTGGCGCTGGATCAACATAGGTGTGGCCGTGGTGCTCACCGGATTGGCCGTGAAGCTGATCCTGATGGGTTAA